CTTGGTAGCCTTCCATGATCCAGCTGCTATTGATCGACTATTATCAGTAAATACAAGTGATGGTAGTGCAATTGATCCAAGCGCTGTAATTGATCACCTAGAGTGGACAAATAATGGTCAGCCGTCAACGGATTATCTTGCAATTAGTAATGGTCAGCCAACTAATTATGCATCAGCTGAAATTAGAGTTGTCTATACCGATGGTAAGAAGTCGAATCCAATCCAGATTAAGGCTGATATTGTTGGTGCAATTTTAAAAAATGATGCAAAAATTACAATGAATTCTAGCTTAAAACCTATTTCAGCAAGTGATAAAGTACCTAATGGTGCTGATTATCTCGACTTAAGTCATTTGGCTGATAAATATCCAGTTACTTATTACACTTGGTCTGATGATCCTGATCAAAATACAGATCTTAATATTAATTATGCTGATAATGGTACAACTAAAAATGCCTATTTGATGATTCATTATCAAGATGGGACGCAGCAAGCTGTGCCAGTAACAATTTTGATTAAGAGCCAGGCAGAAGTAGATCACTTTACCCAAATAGCACCAATCCAAGCACATGAAGCAAATGTTGAAAACACAGTTTTGGAAGCATTTCCTCAATTAACTAACGCTAATAATTGGGGCGAATTATTAAAAGGTAATTTAGATGATGTTAAGAGCATTAGCTGGTCGGATGAGGCAGCAGTTAAACAGTTATTGCAGAAAAAGGGTCAACATAGTGCCCAAATTGTGATTGAGTTTAAGGATGAGTCTAAACAAATAATGGAAGTAACAGTTCAAGTTAATGCAATTAATGCGATTGCCGCTGTGCAAAAAGAATTTCTTTCGAGCTTAACACCAGTTGACCATACGGTCAATGATCTTAAGGCAGTTAATTACCTTGACCTTAGTCAAATTGACTCTAGTCAAGTGACAGCTTATACTTGGTCAGGGGATGCCCAAGATACTACTGATCTTGATGTTAATTATGCTCACAGCCAGGGCGGCAGCTTGATGGCTTATATTATTGTTCATTATCAAGATGGGACTAAGCAGGCAGTGCTAGTACCAGTGAGAATTAAACCACAAAACCTGCAGTGGCAATTTAAGCAGACACAACCAATTACAATGCAGTTGAATGCTGTAGAAGCACCAGCAGAATTCAATAAGCCAAGTACTTTCTTAGCAAATGCTGATTTAATCACCAATATTGCATGGGTAGGTAATCCCGACACGAGCGCAGTTGGCTCAACAACGAGTGCAGTTAAGATAACTTTTGCCGATGGCACTAGTTTGATACATCTCATTCAGATTAATGTAGTTAAGTAGTCCTTTATAATTAGAAAATAATTTTGATAGATCAAGTGTTCTTTGTGAACAACTTGATCTATTTTTTCCCTTATATGACATACTTTTAGCTAGCTACAAAAGCGCCACAAGTCCAGCCAAGATTGCAATAACAGTATTCAAAAGATACTGGACTAAACCCTTTCCTTAGAATTTTACAGTTATAGCTTTTTTCTAAAAACCGTTAGTCCTTCAAACTAGAGCGGTTCTTTCGTGCTTACTTAAGAAGCAAAAACTTATTGCTGTTAGCGTAAAGTATTTGTGGGGAAAATAAAAAATAGAAGAGAACCTTCTGCTAAAATGTAGTTTGAACAAAATTTACATTCAGAAAGGTTTTCTTCTATATGACTAGTTTACTACAAGATTTACAGCTTTTGTTAGATAATTTAACTACTGATACTAATAAGCTGCTGGACTGTCAGCTTACTTTCGATGATGTCTTAGAAACATTCATGCAGAAATTGCGCCATTGGGGTTTAAAGCTAATTGGTTCTTATCTTGAGCAGCTTGATGCTAGTTATAAGCAGTTGCCTAGTCGCAAAAAGCAGTATGAAGTTAAAGCCATGCGTACATGTATTAAGCAGACTTTGTATGGGCAATTAACTTTTAAGCGTACTTATTACCAAGATAAACAAGACCAACATTATTTCTTTTGGCTTGATCAAGCCTTAGCTTTCACCAAGTATAGCCGGATGACCTTAGGCTTTAAGGCGGCTGTTTTAGAAAACGTAGCTAAATATCATTATCAGGCAGCCATTGATTTGCTTAAATACAGTGAAATCCATTCTAAAACAACAGTTATGAACATTGTTCATCGTGAGGGCCCACTACTGCCTAATCAGCCTGATCAGGTGCAAGCACGAAATAAGCAAATTGTTTATTTAGAGGCTGATGAAGATCATGTTGCTTTTCAAGATGGCAGTAACCATTTTATGAAGTTAGTGTACTTACACACGAAGGTTATGATGACAGTCAAAAACGCCATCACTTAATTAAGCCTAAATATTT
The sequence above is a segment of the Lactobacillus sp. ESL0677 genome. Coding sequences within it:
- a CDS encoding UPF0236 family protein gives rise to the protein MTSLLQDLQLLLDNLTTDTNKLLDCQLTFDDVLETFMQKLRHWGLKLIGSYLEQLDASYKQLPSRKKQYEVKAMRTCIKQTLYGQLTFKRTYYQDKQDQHYFFWLDQALAFTKYSRMTLGFKAAVLENVAKYHYQAAIDLLKYSEIHSKTTVMNIVHREGPLLPNQPDQVQARNKQIVYLEADEDHVAFQDGSNHFMKLVYLHTKVMMTVKNAIT